The Amycolatopsis japonica nucleotide sequence CCGCCGGGCTGGCCCTCGCCGCGGCCTCCACCATCGACCGCGACGGTGCCGGGAAGGAGTCGTCCGCCGGGTGGTACGTGACCGTGTACTACACCGCCGTCGAGTCGCATCACCACGACGCCCCGGTGCCGGTCACCGGCTGTTTGGTGCTCGACTGCGAACGCGGCGAAGACCCGCTGGGCAGCTATCCCGAAGACTTCGTGCAGGCCGTCGAGGACGAAGGCACCGGCCGGATCGTCAGCGGCCGTCACGCCGGCCGGTACCTGAACTGGTCGCACGACACCGGTTTCTGGCTGGACGACGCGCCCCGCGACAGCCACGGCCGTCCGCTGGAACCCTTCGTCTCCGCCGCCGCGGATCCGGCCGTCCTCGCCGCGGGCCGCGAACTGCGGATCACCGGCTGCGGCACCGCGGAGGACGGCACGGCGATCGACCGGGGTGTCTGCGACCGGCTGCGGTCCGCCTCCTGGCGGATCATGGACGAGTTCACCCCGGGGCTCGGCGGAGACCGGCACATCGACGTCTACCTCGGCGAAGAAACCGGGCCGGACTTCACTTCCGACCCGCTGTACTCGTCGCTGCACAACGCCACGCTGGAACTCAAGAGGCCTTGACCTCCGCCAGCGCGCGTTCGCGTACCTCCCGCACGACCCCGGACCGCGTGAACGCGGACGAAACCGCGCTCAGCCAGGCACTTTCGTCCCGTGCGCTGGGATGCGGCCCCGCCGGGTGGTTCGGCCAGCTCCGGCCGGCCTCCCGCATCACCAGCGCCGCCGCGAGTTCGGCGGCGGCGCGCGTGGGTTCGTCCACCGGGGTGCGCAGCCAGTCCCCGAGCTGCGGCGGGACGTGTGCCCGCAAGGCGAGCAGGCCGTCACGGATCTCGATCACCCTGCGGTACAAGGTGAATTCGAGATCGTGCCGCACGGGCAGCGCGATCTGCGGGTGGGCGGCGACCAGTTCCTTCCACAACGGTGTCACCGCCCGGATCCTTCGCCACGCGCGCGCCAGCCGGAGCGCGCCGTCCCAGGTGGTGCACAGTCCGCCGAGGACCCACAACACCATCGCGCAGAGCCCGACCAGGCGGGCGCGGGGCAGGAAGTCGAGGTCCGCGAGGTCGGTGATCTCCAGCCACAGCGAGGGAAGCCCGGAGAACAGCGCCCAGCCGATGGTGACCACCGCGGCGCAGATCAGG carries:
- a CDS encoding MAB_1171c family putative transporter, which produces MISYLSAALLALIGLTRLMTVRTGPRYLATFFLSMAVALAVSAEGTVRLLGDELLPRLVTNALQLLAMRALLQLVRSTRSPKKPTPFWPIAVCWTLMVVCYLDFAPHRSEAGTPEFQWRFSIVAYQVILTTYAVTCLVLFIRTLVRSAAGRPRGAFRTGLRILICAAVVTIGWALFSGLPSLWLEITDLADLDFLPRARLVGLCAMVLWVLGGLCTTWDGALRLARAWRRIRAVTPLWKELVAAHPQIALPVRHDLEFTLYRRVIEIRDGLLALRAHVPPQLGDWLRTPVDEPTRAAAELAAALVMREAGRSWPNHPAGPHPSARDESAWLSAVSSAFTRSGVVREVRERALAEVKAS